A single window of Cytobacillus dafuensis DNA harbors:
- the trhA gene encoding PAQR family membrane homeostasis protein TrhA — MTTYIREPINGLTHLAGAILSFVGLLSMVIKAASTTTSALVITSVAIFGISMILLYSASATYHMVIAKDKVIAFLRRLDHSMIFVLIAGSYAPFCLISLHGVTGWVIFSIVTIVAVVGVFFKMIWFNCPRWLSTALYVALGWVIIFAFSPLSKTLSSEGLLLLLLGGILYTIGGVIYAVKPKFLEFKYFGFHEIFHIFIMMGSMAHFLCVFLYVL, encoded by the coding sequence GTTGGCCTTCTTTCCATGGTCATTAAAGCTGCATCCACAACTACATCAGCGCTAGTGATTACATCCGTCGCGATATTCGGTATCAGTATGATTTTACTATATTCAGCGTCAGCGACCTATCATATGGTTATAGCAAAAGACAAGGTCATCGCATTCTTAAGACGCTTAGACCATTCCATGATCTTTGTCTTAATCGCAGGATCGTACGCACCGTTTTGTCTTATTAGTTTACATGGCGTAACAGGCTGGGTGATCTTCTCAATCGTTACGATTGTAGCGGTAGTTGGCGTTTTCTTTAAAATGATCTGGTTTAACTGTCCAAGATGGCTTTCAACTGCCCTATATGTTGCACTAGGCTGGGTCATCATTTTTGCCTTTTCACCTCTATCCAAGACTTTAAGCTCTGAAGGACTCCTATTATTATTGCTAGGTGGCATTCTATATACAATTGGTGGAGTTATTTATGCTGTTAAACCTAAATTTCTAGAATTTAAATATTTTGGCTTTCATGAAATTTTTCACATTTTTATTATGATGGGAAGCATGGCTCATTTCCTTTGTGTGTTTTTATATGTTTTGTAG
- a CDS encoding aldehyde dehydrogenase — protein MNIYRELVQKQRAFFLQGKTKEVSFRLKNLETLRELIRSNEQELMEALKVDLNKSEFDAYLTEIGIVLEEIRFTIKNLKKWARPRKVKTSLATIGSKSYIYPEPYGVALVISPWNYPFQLAIAPLIGAMAAGNCTILKPSELTPRTSAILGKIISENFPEEYIAVVEGGVEVSNALLEEKLDYIFFTGSVSVGKVIMNAAAKNLTPITLELGGKSPCIIDKDANLKYAAKRIAWGKFINAGQTCVAPDYLYIHSQIKQPFLEELRKAIQEMYGETIFESGHYTRIVSERHFNRLVAFLDNGKKIFGGSYSFEALSIEPTILDHITWDDEIMGEEIFGPILPVLEYNDLEIMMNEIKVRPKPLALYIFSENQEVQNKILNDISFGGGCINDSCYHLSSPYLPFGGVGESGIGSYHGKGSFDVFSHEKSILKQTTRFDLPFRYPNTKNALKYVKMFLK, from the coding sequence ATGAATATATACAGAGAATTAGTTCAAAAACAGAGGGCATTTTTTTTACAAGGTAAAACGAAGGAAGTTTCTTTTCGGTTAAAGAATTTGGAAACATTACGAGAGTTGATTCGCTCGAATGAGCAAGAGCTGATGGAAGCCCTTAAAGTGGATTTAAATAAAAGTGAGTTTGATGCCTATTTAACCGAAATAGGTATTGTTTTAGAAGAGATTCGTTTTACAATAAAGAATCTTAAAAAATGGGCAAGGCCTAGAAAAGTAAAGACGAGTTTAGCAACCATCGGGTCAAAAAGCTATATTTATCCAGAGCCATATGGTGTTGCGCTAGTGATTTCTCCTTGGAATTATCCATTTCAATTGGCGATTGCGCCTTTAATTGGTGCAATGGCTGCCGGGAACTGCACGATATTGAAGCCATCTGAATTAACACCGAGAACATCTGCTATTCTAGGCAAAATAATTAGTGAAAATTTTCCAGAGGAGTATATTGCAGTTGTTGAAGGCGGCGTGGAAGTGAGCAACGCACTTTTAGAAGAAAAATTAGATTATATTTTCTTTACTGGCAGTGTATCCGTAGGTAAAGTCATCATGAATGCAGCAGCGAAAAATTTAACACCAATTACATTAGAACTCGGTGGAAAGAGTCCATGTATTATTGATAAAGATGCAAACTTGAAGTATGCCGCAAAAAGAATTGCTTGGGGGAAATTCATAAATGCTGGGCAGACATGTGTGGCCCCAGATTATTTATATATTCATAGTCAAATAAAGCAGCCTTTTCTAGAAGAATTAAGAAAAGCCATTCAAGAAATGTATGGGGAAACGATTTTCGAATCGGGTCATTATACAAGAATTGTGAGTGAGAGACATTTCAATAGACTCGTTGCGTTCCTTGATAACGGAAAAAAAATCTTTGGTGGGAGTTATAGTTTTGAAGCATTATCCATTGAACCAACCATTCTCGATCATATTACCTGGGATGACGAGATCATGGGTGAAGAAATTTTTGGACCAATTTTACCCGTTTTAGAATACAATGACCTTGAAATCATGATGAATGAAATAAAAGTCAGGCCAAAGCCGCTCGCCTTGTATATTTTTTCTGAGAATCAAGAGGTTCAAAACAAAATATTAAATGATATTTCTTTCGGTGGCGGCTGTATTAACGATTCTTGCTATCATTTAAGTTCCCCTTATTTACCTTTTGGAGGAGTAGGAGAAAGCGGGATCGGTTCTTACCATGGGAAGGGCAGCTTCGATGTCTTTTCACATGAGAAAAGTATATTAAAGCAGACAACGAGATTTGATCTGCCCTTTAGATACCCAAATACGAAAAATGCTTTAAAGTATGTAAAGATGTTCCTTAAATAA
- a CDS encoding aromatic ring-hydroxylating dioxygenase subunit alpha, whose translation MIQDKVLLNDWIVACRSEDVKDKPIQVVLMGERLAVFRNNEGVHAFKDLCIHRGAALSLGEVKNDCLVCPYHAWEYNHEGECVKIPQLPEGRVIPKKAKAESYSCIEKYGFIWVNLANNKPDLFQYSEMESKEFRNVIWGPQEVNAKPPRIIENFLDVGHLAVVHLGFLGTETHRVIEDYKINNINGRIYSDEIAIFQPDPDGSGKPKYVYYTYEIVRPLTVKFTKRDRENDSEMTILLTVRPVDENTSVAYGILSFNYDTGTTDEEIIQFQNEIFAQDKPIVENQKPEELPLDLQVELSLVCDRMSIAYRQYLKELEVKLGTA comes from the coding sequence TTGATACAAGACAAAGTTTTACTAAATGACTGGATTGTAGCTTGCCGTTCTGAGGATGTTAAAGATAAACCGATTCAGGTCGTTTTAATGGGAGAGCGTTTGGCAGTCTTTAGAAATAACGAAGGAGTTCACGCTTTTAAAGATTTATGTATTCATAGAGGAGCAGCACTTTCGCTAGGGGAAGTTAAGAATGATTGCCTTGTTTGTCCTTACCATGCTTGGGAGTACAACCATGAAGGCGAGTGTGTGAAAATTCCCCAGCTGCCAGAGGGTAGAGTGATTCCGAAAAAAGCGAAAGCTGAAAGCTATTCATGCATAGAAAAATATGGGTTTATCTGGGTGAACTTAGCCAATAATAAACCTGATTTATTCCAGTATAGTGAGATGGAGTCGAAGGAATTTCGTAATGTTATTTGGGGACCACAGGAAGTCAATGCAAAACCGCCAAGGATTATTGAAAACTTCCTTGATGTTGGCCATCTTGCAGTTGTTCACCTTGGATTTTTAGGAACAGAAACACATAGAGTGATAGAAGACTATAAAATAAATAATATAAACGGCAGGATCTATTCTGATGAAATTGCCATTTTTCAACCGGACCCCGATGGTTCAGGAAAGCCGAAATATGTTTATTATACGTATGAGATTGTTCGTCCTTTAACAGTAAAGTTTACGAAAAGAGATCGAGAAAATGACTCAGAAATGACGATTTTATTAACAGTTCGTCCTGTTGATGAAAATACATCAGTTGCATACGGAATCCTATCCTTTAATTATGATACTGGTACAACGGATGAAGAAATTATTCAGTTTCAAAATGAAATTTTTGCTCAGGACAAGCCAATCGTAGAAAACCAAAAACCAGAAGAGCTTCCGCTTGATTTACAAGTTGAGCTTTCACTTGTTTGTGACCGTATGAGTATTGCATATAGACAATATTTAAAGGAACTCGAAGTTAAATTAGGGACTGCTTAA
- a CDS encoding uracil-xanthine permease family protein: MEQKPNNGIIIGVDDKISYGKALLLGAQHVLAMDLYIAPIIIAGLLSLGTENTSFFIQMCFLATGIATLIQTGAGIKLPVVQGPSYVPIGAIAAIGGKLGLGAIAGSLIPGAIIVALIGYPLKWFAKVVKRIIPPLVGGTVIIIVGIALMPIGLNNVFHAPGNIGDNIIVASVSAGVLIICMLLGRKTHGIGTFFRLVSVIIAIIAGTLTASFFGGVDFSPVKQADWFSLPSFLPFGKPVFNVSAIITMVFVYFIILIETTGTWFVVSTVTGKELDEKRLNRASVGEGLGCFVGAIFGSTPMTGYSSNAGLLAITGVASRLAIMASGLILVCLGLVPKLSTAITCIPEPVINGIFGIVCVAIVTNGMKVIQPIVIDDRNMMVIGIPILLTMAVTFLPKEVLYSAPDWANYILSSGISVGALATVILNLVIPETKEKSSKEFAVK; the protein is encoded by the coding sequence TTGGAACAGAAACCGAATAACGGGATCATCATCGGCGTTGATGATAAAATTAGTTATGGAAAAGCGCTCCTTCTTGGAGCACAGCATGTGCTTGCAATGGATTTGTATATCGCACCAATCATCATCGCAGGACTACTTTCATTAGGAACTGAAAATACTTCTTTCTTCATCCAAATGTGTTTTTTGGCAACAGGGATTGCGACATTAATTCAGACAGGTGCTGGCATAAAGCTGCCTGTTGTGCAAGGACCCTCGTATGTTCCAATCGGGGCGATTGCTGCAATTGGAGGAAAACTTGGATTAGGAGCAATTGCTGGAAGTTTAATTCCAGGCGCGATTATTGTGGCTCTCATTGGTTATCCGCTGAAATGGTTTGCAAAGGTCGTTAAAAGGATTATTCCACCACTCGTCGGAGGAACGGTCATTATTATTGTTGGAATTGCTTTAATGCCAATAGGACTGAATAATGTTTTTCATGCTCCAGGAAATATCGGCGATAATATCATAGTAGCGAGCGTTTCTGCAGGGGTTTTAATCATATGCATGCTTCTTGGCAGAAAAACGCATGGAATCGGTACCTTTTTCCGTTTAGTGTCTGTCATTATTGCCATTATTGCTGGAACTTTAACTGCCAGCTTTTTTGGTGGCGTTGATTTTTCTCCAGTCAAACAGGCTGATTGGTTCTCTTTGCCCTCATTCCTTCCATTTGGTAAGCCGGTTTTCAATGTAAGTGCTATTATAACAATGGTTTTTGTTTATTTTATTATCTTAATTGAGACAACAGGAACATGGTTTGTTGTTTCAACAGTAACAGGTAAAGAGCTCGATGAAAAACGATTGAATCGTGCTTCTGTTGGCGAAGGCCTTGGCTGTTTTGTAGGTGCCATTTTTGGCAGTACACCAATGACAGGTTATTCTTCTAATGCAGGACTTCTTGCCATCACAGGAGTAGCGAGTCGATTAGCGATTATGGCGAGCGGATTAATTCTTGTTTGTCTAGGCCTTGTACCTAAGCTCTCAACGGCTATTACTTGCATACCTGAGCCAGTGATCAATGGGATCTTTGGTATCGTGTGTGTGGCAATTGTAACGAACGGTATGAAGGTTATCCAACCTATTGTCATTGATGACCGCAATATGATGGTCATTGGAATTCCAATTCTTTTAACAATGGCCGTTACTTTCTTGCCTAAGGAAGTTTTATACAGTGCGCCTGATTGGGCAAATTATATTTTATCGTCAGGGATCTCAGTAGGAGCCTTGGCAACCGTAATATTAAATTTAGTCATACCAGAAACTAAAGAAAAATCTTCTAAAGAGTTTGCGGTTAAATAA
- the guaC gene encoding GMP reductase: MENVFDYEDIQLIPNKCVVNSRSECDTTVTLGGRQFKLPVVPANMQTIIDEKIALYLAENNYFYIMHRFEPEKRPSFVEDMQAKGLYASISVGVKEEEYHFIEELAKAELTPEFITIDIAHGHSNAVINMIKHIKKYLPKSFVIAGNVGTPEAVRELENAGADATKVGIGPGKVCITKIKTGFGTGGWQLAALRWCAKAASKPIIADGGIRTHGDIAKSIRFGASMVMIGSLFAGHEESPGETIEKDGKFVKEYFGSASEFQKGEKKNVEGKKMYVEHKGSLQDTLTEMEQDLQSSISYAGGTTLDSIRHVDYVIVKNSIFNGDKVY; this comes from the coding sequence ATGGAAAATGTATTTGATTATGAAGATATTCAGTTAATTCCAAATAAATGTGTGGTTAACAGCCGTTCTGAATGTGATACTACTGTAACACTAGGAGGCCGTCAATTTAAACTTCCTGTTGTGCCTGCCAATATGCAAACAATCATTGATGAAAAGATAGCCCTTTATCTTGCAGAAAATAATTATTTTTATATTATGCACCGTTTTGAGCCAGAAAAACGGCCGTCATTTGTAGAGGATATGCAGGCAAAAGGTCTCTACGCTTCCATAAGTGTTGGAGTGAAGGAAGAAGAATATCACTTCATTGAAGAGCTTGCAAAGGCAGAGCTTACCCCTGAATTCATAACGATCGACATTGCACATGGTCATTCAAATGCTGTCATTAATATGATTAAGCATATAAAAAAATACCTACCAAAGAGCTTTGTCATTGCTGGTAATGTTGGTACTCCTGAAGCTGTGCGAGAACTTGAGAATGCCGGTGCGGATGCGACAAAAGTTGGGATTGGTCCTGGTAAAGTATGTATCACAAAAATAAAAACTGGATTCGGGACTGGGGGCTGGCAGTTGGCAGCACTTCGTTGGTGTGCAAAGGCAGCAAGTAAACCGATTATTGCTGATGGTGGAATACGTACACACGGTGATATAGCTAAATCAATCCGTTTCGGTGCATCGATGGTCATGATTGGTTCCCTTTTTGCCGGACATGAAGAATCACCAGGAGAAACCATCGAAAAAGACGGAAAGTTTGTTAAGGAATATTTTGGCTCTGCTTCTGAATTTCAAAAGGGTGAAAAGAAGAACGTAGAAGGTAAAAAAATGTACGTTGAACATAAAGGTTCCTTACAGGATACGTTAACTGAAATGGAACAAGATCTTCAATCTTCTATTTCATATGCTGGTGGAACCACTTTAGATTCCATTCGTCACGTAGATTATGTTATTGTCAAAAACTCTATTTTTAATGGAGATAAAGTATATTAA
- a CDS encoding alpha/beta fold hydrolase produces MGYFVIVEPGVSLYVEDINPEGNKTIVFLHGWPLSHKQFEYQFNVLPAMGYRCIGIDWRGFGNSDKPMSGYTFNRLADDIRTIVSTLQINNFTLVGHSTGGAIAIRYMSRHNGFGVSRLVLIDAAAPTGFTVETANNFLKETLNDRPKMMQDVTDGFFFQYITKPFSDWFLQMGLQAASWSTAAIITTLRDEKLNADLPKINVPTLIIHGIHDKVIPFAQAQELNKKIRNSQLVPFQYSGHGAFWEERDKFNQVLTQFT; encoded by the coding sequence ATGGGATACTTTGTTATTGTAGAGCCAGGTGTGAGCTTATATGTAGAAGATATTAACCCGGAAGGAAATAAGACCATCGTATTTTTACATGGCTGGCCGTTAAGCCATAAACAGTTTGAATATCAGTTTAATGTTCTTCCAGCTATGGGCTATCGCTGTATTGGTATAGACTGGAGGGGTTTTGGCAATTCAGATAAACCAATGAGCGGCTATACTTTTAACAGACTTGCAGATGATATCCGCACAATAGTTAGTACACTTCAAATAAACAATTTTACTCTTGTAGGTCACTCTACAGGCGGGGCTATCGCAATTCGTTATATGTCTCGTCACAACGGTTTTGGGGTATCAAGGCTTGTTCTTATTGATGCAGCAGCTCCAACTGGATTTACCGTAGAAACTGCTAATAACTTTCTAAAAGAAACCTTAAATGACCGGCCTAAAATGATGCAGGACGTAACAGATGGATTTTTCTTTCAGTATATAACTAAACCATTTTCGGACTGGTTTTTACAAATGGGATTACAAGCAGCAAGTTGGTCGACAGCTGCTATTATAACTACATTAAGAGATGAAAAGCTAAATGCGGATCTTCCAAAAATTAATGTCCCTACTTTAATCATTCACGGTATTCATGACAAAGTTATTCCATTTGCACAAGCTCAGGAACTAAATAAAAAAATAAGAAATTCACAGCTTGTTCCGTTTCAATATAGTGGTCATGGGGCTTTCTGGGAAGAGCGTGACAAGTTTAACCAAGTATTGACACAATTTACTTAG
- a CDS encoding GNAT family N-acetyltransferase → MKFKILPSKNTEAYELLKIQREAFYSDLMKYKDYDTNPATESLEYFLFRMENSLHYSIFVEDKLAGGICIVIQTYTHYYLFSIFLSSRFQNKGLGSKIVQELERRFPHVRKWSLHTPKDDHRNRHFYEKLGFEKTGQEPINQYLTLINYEKNMR, encoded by the coding sequence ATGAAATTTAAGATTTTACCATCAAAAAATACAGAAGCATACGAATTGTTAAAGATTCAAAGAGAAGCGTTTTATTCCGATTTAATGAAATATAAGGATTACGATACAAATCCAGCAACTGAATCATTGGAATATTTTTTATTTAGAATGGAAAACTCATTGCATTATTCTATTTTTGTTGAAGATAAGCTTGCAGGCGGAATCTGCATTGTCATACAGACCTATACTCATTATTATTTGTTTTCGATTTTTCTTAGCTCTCGATTTCAAAACAAAGGTTTGGGTTCTAAAATAGTACAGGAGCTAGAAAGACGATTCCCTCATGTACGAAAGTGGTCGCTTCATACCCCAAAAGATGATCATCGAAATCGCCATTTTTATGAAAAACTCGGGTTTGAAAAAACAGGGCAGGAACCAATAAACCAGTACTTGACACTTATAAATTATGAAAAGAATATGCGGTAA
- a CDS encoding S16 family serine protease: MNKSSNVIGILSILFYLLFLFLYIQDIINEFLFLFILFISLIILLIMFVVFRKNHVTKRKIAIVTFIIFVLFCYEMPLIGYYTSPSHLAYAYSEPTEVLEGSGIYSIGVNQLTLENEKSKQAVEELLTKQHVDVLSVIEVNNKTIYGIKNRQILEWLHLRKEHSPEETKENVALYLGREDEWIKNFLSRSDIGGDSSGLSLALSGRIKQGDFHNQLPIAVTGSINKNGNVFRVGNMKEKIQITEKTGIPFMIIPSENAEEVAAIQKEIKANVEIFDVSHVDEAVQLIHDLNEKTLDNN; encoded by the coding sequence ATGAATAAATCAAGTAACGTTATTGGTATATTATCTATTCTTTTTTATCTTCTATTTCTATTTTTATATATTCAAGATATCATCAATGAATTTCTATTTTTATTTATATTGTTTATAAGCTTAATTATCTTGCTGATTATGTTTGTAGTGTTTCGAAAAAACCATGTTACTAAAAGGAAAATTGCAATTGTAACTTTCATCATCTTTGTATTGTTTTGCTATGAGATGCCACTAATAGGATACTACACATCACCCTCACACCTTGCTTACGCATATTCGGAACCCACTGAGGTATTAGAAGGTTCTGGAATCTATTCTATAGGGGTAAATCAATTAACCTTAGAAAATGAAAAAAGTAAACAAGCGGTTGAGGAACTTTTGACCAAACAACATGTAGATGTACTGTCCGTTATTGAAGTGAATAATAAAACTATATATGGTATTAAGAATAGACAAATATTAGAGTGGCTACATCTTCGAAAAGAACATTCACCAGAAGAGACGAAGGAGAATGTGGCTCTATATTTAGGACGTGAAGATGAATGGATTAAAAATTTCCTTAGTCGTAGCGATATTGGAGGAGATAGTTCAGGTCTTAGTCTAGCATTAAGTGGTCGAATCAAACAAGGTGATTTCCATAATCAATTACCCATTGCAGTTACTGGTTCAATTAATAAAAATGGTAACGTTTTTAGAGTTGGTAATATGAAAGAAAAAATACAAATTACCGAAAAAACTGGCATTCCTTTTATGATCATCCCAAGTGAAAATGCTGAAGAAGTAGCAGCAATACAAAAAGAAATAAAGGCAAACGTTGAAATTTTTGATGTGTCACATGTCGATGAAGCTGTTCAATTAATACACGATTTAAACGAAAAAACTTTAGATAACAATTAA
- a CDS encoding low temperature requirement protein A yields the protein MEEKKVTWLELFYDLLFVAAVATATHVLLHVEKGYIHPEYLLKFVLMFIPIWWAWVGQTMFINRFGQDFLHQRIFMILQMLFVLIMTSSLSVDFDQYYLPFLIGYIGLRALTAIQYLVVRSLEEGDRKKVAQYLGTRFWIGIIISCFSILFDSWIRYSVLYAGIFIDIIVPFFGRKYLVKASSNTVHLLERFASLTLILFGESVVSTLSVLQPQKGDWDSISFSIISFILIISMWWQYFENVEKKVDKSIQTSGQTIIYGHLFILISLSMIAASIKLLFLHEVHYSFMLYFVFSSVLLYFIATSIVFHQYRYEQHRLKIYHLGLFLGILTVFFIFNLFIVVPNIVIMGELTLFFIIYAKLTTT from the coding sequence ATGGAAGAAAAGAAAGTTACGTGGTTAGAGCTCTTTTATGATTTGCTATTTGTGGCAGCTGTAGCGACTGCAACTCATGTTTTACTTCATGTTGAAAAGGGATATATTCATCCAGAATATTTATTGAAGTTTGTCTTAATGTTTATCCCGATCTGGTGGGCTTGGGTAGGACAAACGATGTTTATTAATCGGTTTGGACAAGATTTTTTGCATCAACGCATCTTTATGATTCTTCAAATGTTGTTTGTCCTTATTATGACATCGAGCTTATCGGTTGATTTCGATCAATACTATCTCCCTTTTCTTATTGGCTATATTGGATTAAGAGCACTAACAGCGATCCAATATCTAGTTGTACGGAGTTTAGAAGAAGGGGATAGGAAAAAGGTAGCTCAATATTTAGGAACGCGTTTTTGGATTGGAATCATCATATCATGTTTCTCTATCTTATTTGATTCATGGATTCGATATAGCGTATTGTATGCAGGAATTTTTATTGATATTATTGTGCCATTTTTCGGACGTAAGTATTTGGTGAAAGCTTCGTCCAATACTGTTCATTTATTAGAACGTTTTGCTTCATTGACATTAATCCTTTTCGGAGAATCCGTCGTCAGCACCCTTTCTGTGCTACAGCCACAAAAAGGGGATTGGGATTCAATCTCATTTTCGATAATATCATTTATTCTAATCATTTCGATGTGGTGGCAGTATTTCGAAAATGTGGAAAAGAAAGTTGACAAATCGATCCAAACATCCGGCCAAACCATTATTTACGGTCATCTGTTTATTTTAATTTCTTTGAGCATGATTGCAGCTTCTATCAAGCTGTTGTTTTTACATGAGGTCCATTATTCATTTATGTTATATTTTGTATTTAGTTCTGTACTGCTCTACTTCATTGCAACTTCTATTGTTTTTCATCAATATAGGTACGAACAACACCGTTTGAAAATTTATCATTTAGGGTTATTCTTAGGGATTTTAACAGTCTTTTTTATTTTTAACTTGTTCATAGTTGTTCCAAACATAGTCATAATGGGGGAATTAACCTTGTTTTTTATCATTTATGCTAAATTAACAACCACTTAA
- a CDS encoding NADPH-dependent FMN reductase has protein sequence MTKSIGLICGSLRKDSYNRIIAQALIDMDDSIKFRWIELKDLPLFNEDLEVDGDPESVTLFKSSVEEVDGIIIVSPEYNSGIPGVLKNALDWASRPTKSSVLHRKPVGVLGATPGGLGTASSQMQIRQILEAMQVHVLPFQKVLISQVHQKIDSDQKVLTDEKTQRYLQRYLQQFIHWIDHTPVLD, from the coding sequence ATGACCAAAAGCATTGGCCTTATTTGTGGTAGCTTAAGAAAAGATTCTTATAATCGAATTATTGCTCAAGCGCTGATAGACATGGATGATTCCATCAAATTTCGCTGGATCGAACTAAAAGATCTTCCTTTATTTAATGAAGATTTAGAAGTAGACGGTGATCCAGAGTCTGTAACATTATTTAAGTCTTCCGTTGAAGAAGTTGACGGTATCATCATCGTAAGCCCAGAGTACAATTCTGGCATTCCGGGTGTATTAAAAAATGCGCTGGATTGGGCTTCAAGACCAACGAAGTCTTCGGTTCTACATAGAAAGCCAGTTGGAGTACTTGGAGCAACTCCAGGAGGATTGGGCACAGCTTCTTCTCAAATGCAAATCAGACAAATACTAGAAGCTATGCAAGTTCATGTTCTTCCGTTTCAAAAAGTACTAATTTCGCAAGTACATCAAAAAATTGACTCTGATCAGAAAGTGCTTACTGACGAAAAAACACAACGATATCTTCAGCGTTATTTACAGCAATTTATTCATTGGATCGATCATACTCCCGTTTTAGATTAA
- a CDS encoding TetR/AcrR family transcriptional regulator, which yields MARGKKVFSEEDNILIKRKLKDECMAFWISKGYKETSISALCEKAEISTGTFYKFYSSKEELFFEVLYDIQETIYGNFIERIKQRPEKSGFETAIIQLYYEYESKPFLYDVKTTDFTSFYSKLSEEMKEKLTFDSNDLFRIAIKRADLKLKVPENLAFSIFSVLLSSIASKEGISKNCDHLAAFKFMTKQMVASVFE from the coding sequence ATGGCAAGAGGAAAAAAGGTTTTTTCAGAAGAAGATAATATTCTTATTAAACGTAAATTGAAAGATGAGTGTATGGCATTTTGGATTTCTAAGGGTTATAAAGAAACAAGTATTAGCGCATTGTGTGAGAAAGCTGAAATATCAACAGGTACTTTTTATAAATTTTATTCAAGTAAGGAAGAACTTTTTTTTGAAGTTTTGTATGACATTCAAGAAACTATTTATGGAAATTTTATTGAGCGAATTAAACAACGCCCTGAAAAGTCCGGCTTTGAAACAGCAATAATTCAGCTTTACTATGAATACGAAAGTAAACCATTTCTTTATGACGTAAAAACCACCGATTTCACATCATTTTATAGTAAATTATCCGAGGAAATGAAAGAAAAACTAACATTTGATAGTAATGATCTTTTTCGTATTGCAATCAAGCGAGCAGATCTCAAATTAAAAGTTCCCGAAAATTTAGCTTTTTCTATTTTCTCCGTACTTCTTTCAAGTATTGCAAGTAAAGAAGGGATTTCAAAGAATTGTGATCATTTAGCTGCTTTTAAATTTATGACTAAACAGATGGTAGCAAGTGTTTTTGAGTAG